attcattttcaattttgaatAATTTTACACACCctgttttgatttttgaatttGCTTTGTAGTGTGATTATCAATGGAAGAATGTGATAATGTGGTTTCTGATGAAATGGACATGGACTCAAATGAGGGAAATGATAACAATGTAaggaaaaaattcaaaaaaaatgttaattttttctaTAATAATAGTACTAGCAACTTTGAATATACTGGTTGGGAGTTTTCAGTTTTGACTTGAtattctgtttttattttgtatttgatAAAGTTGCAGGCCGATACGAGTATCGAGAATTCTAGTTTGCAAGCTCCCGGTGTTATTGTGGATTGTGCAAAGGAGTTCACAACTGACCAGGTAATAATTTTATAGGAATGATTGTGTGGTGTATGTGTTAATGTGTTTAGTGGTTAGTGAATGTGGATTGTTTAATTTATTATGCAGGTTTTTCCAACGCGAGATGATCTATTAGATTGGGCGCGGAGTGTAGGGAGGGAGAATGGCTTTGTTGTTGTGATCATGAGGTCTGATAATGGAAGCGTTAAAAGGAAGGAACTTGTGACGTTAGGATGTGAGAAGGGTGGGAAGTACAAGCCTTATAAGAGCACGTTGACACGTAAAAACACTCGAAGTAAAAAATGTCaatgtccttttagactaagAGGAAGACCGGTGAAGGGTGGAGGTTGGAAGGTTAGAGTGACATGTGGTTTTCACAACCATGAAAGAGCAGAGACATTAGAAGGTCACACGTACGTTGGCCGGTTAACACCTAACGAAAAGAGTTTGGTTGAAGACATGACCAATAGCATGGTAAAACCAAAAGACATTTTGCAGACATTGAAGGAACGTGATCCGAGTAACTTCACTACCATCAAACAAGTATACAATACTTGTCAAGCTTATCGTGCCTCTAGGAAAGGTCCCAAAAGTGACCGAACCATGAAAGGGAAGGAGAACGATGACACTAGGACATCAACAAGTTTGGTTTTTGTTATTAATGGTGAGAGGTTTGAGCTCTTCAATGTTGACCCATCAACCACTTTGCTCGAGTTCTTGCGTACTCAAACTCAATTCAAGAGTGTCAAGCTAGGCTGTGGTGAAGGTATATGAAAACATTCTCAATATGCTTGATACTGACTATAGGTGATCAAATTCCTGAGTTATATGAATTATTTTCTAAACTGTTATTTACAACatgaggtttttttttgttaaggtGGAGAAGTGTTGAGTTTTAATAACtctcaaattttctttttgaacTAGTTACTTGATGTTTTTACATGGTTGATTTCAGGTGGTTGTGGTGCTTGCTTAGTTTTAATCTCGAAATACGATCATGTGCTTCACAAAGTTGAGGAATTTACATCAAATTCCTGCCTCACACTACTTTGCAGCATTCATGGGTGTTCAATTACAACAAGTGAAGGCATTGGAAATAGTAAAGAGGGATTCCACCCGATTCATGAAAGAATTGCAGGATTTCATGCCACTCAATGTGGCTTCTGTACTCCTGGAATGTGTGTTTCCCTCTTTGGCACACTTGTCAATGCTGATAAGACCAATCGTTCAAAGCCAGCTCCTGGTTTCTCAAAAGTGACTGCTTCTGAGGCTGAAATGTCTGTTGCAGGGAACCTTTGTCGCTGTACTGTGTATAGACCCATTGCTGATGCTTGCAAAAGCTTTGCAGCTGATGTTGATATGGAGGATTTGGGGCTCAACTCTTTCTGGAAAAAGGGAGAGAGCAAGGAAATTAAGCTTAGTAGGTTGCCTCAATATGACAGTGATCACAAGAATATTAGATTTCCCATGTTTTTGAAGGAAATCAGGCATGATTtgttcatggcttctgagaaACACAGTTGGCAAAGACCTACTAGTCTAGAGGAGCTTCAGAGATTATTGGCATTCAACCAAGCCAATGGAACCCGGGCTAAACTTGTTGTTGGTAATACTGGTACTGGATATTACAAAGATACAGGAGGCTATGATAAGTATATTGATATAAGAGGGGTGCCTGAGCTCTCAATGATCAGAAAGGATCAAAATGGGATTGAAATTGGAGCAGCAGTGACAATATCTAAAGCTATAGGAGTACTCAAGCAAGATAGGAAAAGCGACTTGATCTCAGATTTTGTAATGATACTTGAAAAGATCGCTGACCATATGAGCAAAGTTGCCACAGGATTTATTCGAAACACTGGCAGTGTAGGTGGCAATTTAGTGATGGCCCAAAAGAGTCATTTTCCTTCAGATATCGCTACAATACTCCTAGCTGCGGGTTCAATGGTTCAAATAATGTCTGGTGCTCAATTTGAATTGCTTGCATTGGAGGAATTTCTTGAAAGGCCGCCACTAGGTTTGGAAAGTGTGCTTTTAAGCATTACAATTCAGAGTTTGGAATTCAATAAAAGTGAATCTTCAGAACCAAGAAGTAGATTCCTCTTGGAGACTTACCGAGCTTCTCCTCGACCCCTTGGAAGTGCCCTTTCTTACTTAAATGCTGCTTTCCTTGTTGGGGTGTCTCCATGCAAGGTCACTGGTGGAACCATGATTAATACTTGTAGGTTGTCTTTTGGTGGTTGTGAGAATAAACGTGCAACAAGAGCAAAAAACGTCGAGGAAGTTTTAGTTGGAAAGGTGTTAAGTATTAGCATTCTGTATGATGCTGTCAACTTGCTTACATCCACTATTGTACCTAAAGATGAAACCTCAAGAACTACATACCTTCCAAGTTTGGCAGCTGGTTTTCTTTTTCAGTTCTTTAACTCACTGATTGATAGTCCTGCCAGAATAACCAATGATCATCTAAATGGATACAGTAATTTGCCTTTTGTGAAGGCTTCTAAATTAAAAGAGAATCAGAAACAGTTTCATCATGACACATTTCCAACTTTACTGTCATCTGGGAAGCAAGTTGTTGAAGCTGGCAGTGAGTATCATCCCGTTGGTGAGCCAATCGTGAAGTCTGGGGCTGCACTCCAAGCTTCAGGTTTGTTTAGCACCAAGTTTTGAATCAAGATACTAACAGCTCCCTTTCTTTGCTTTTTGGTTGTCATTTCAAACTAGTACACTTCATATTTTATCCATATTTTACATCCTACTGTCATCAGTTAGTAGTTTCCACTTTCCATCTAACTAATATTAAGACAACAAAGATAAAAGATCCACTTGCTTATTGCTTGGCTTGCTCGAGACCTTCCAGGTCACTGATTACTATCTAGCTGCAGTTGTGATAACTGCAACTGGAAAGTTGACGGACTCTCAGTTTCTGAGTTTTAGAGTACTCTTTATTTGTCAGTGTTATTCTATCCTATTTTGATGCATGACAACAATTATTACTTTTCTTATTTGATTGTTTTAATATCTGTAAAGAAATGGGTACATTTTTATGAATGAATTGTTTATAGGTGAGGCTGTGTTTGTGGATGACATGCCGTCACCAACAAATTGCCTATATGGAGCATATATTTATAGTGAAAAACCTTTAGCAAGGATAAGGAGTATAAAACTCAGGCCTGAATTGCATCTGGATGGAGTGAGAGACATTCTTTCAAGTAAAGACATTCCCAGTGGTGGAGAGAACATCGGAGTGAAGAGTAAATTTTGTAATGAACCTTTATTTGCTGAAGAGATTGCTAGATGTGTTGGTGAACGTCTTGCTTTTGTGGTGAGTGCTTAAATCCATCATTTTGATCCAGTCAAGTATGAGCTTCAGTATCATTTCTTTGGAGATTGATACATGAAATACTTCCTTTTAGTTACTGAATGGTTTCTTTAGGTTGCAGATACTCAGAAACTTGCAGATATGGCTGCAAACTCTGCTATTGTTGATTATAGTATTGAAGATCTTGAACCACCTATCCTATCTGTGGAAGATGCTGTTGAAAGATCTAGCTTTTCAGAAGTTCCTCCTTTTCTCTGTCCAAATCAAGTTGGTGATGTATCAAAAGGAATGTCTGAAGCAGATCACAAGATTCTTTCTGCTGAGGTACAAGCGTGGAATAAGTTTACTCTTGTCCCTTTATTTCCTGTCTTCCACTCCTTCCGCATCTTTATAGCCATTTACCTTGGTTCCTGATGTAATGTTTAAGTTTGCATTTGATAGTGAACTTTGATGGTTTTATTGATCAAACATATTCGTTGTCATCATCCATCACATTCATTCTGAAATCCAGATGAAGCTTGGATCTCAATACTATTTCTATATGGAGACGCAAACTGCACTTGCTGTACCGGATGAAGACAATTGCATTACGGTTTACAGTTCTAGTCAAAGCCCTGAGTTTGCACATTCTGCAATAGCAAGGTGCTTAGGTATTCCTGAAAGTAATGTTCGTGTAATTACAAGGAGGGTTGGGGGAGGTTTTGGAGGAAAAGGCAGCAAATCCACAGCTGTAAGTTTCTAGTTATGTGTTGCTTTACTGTCTATCTTCTTTATTATTGGACCTCTATCACTTTTTCAGTatgaataactaataaatatTATGGTGGAGACATGAAGCTTTGAATTTTCTGTAGTTGGAAAGTCATTAGTGAACTGAAAAAATAAGCGTTATTGTTATGTCATTGCTTTTATGCTTCATAATATTCAGAAatgtgaacaattttttttttacttaaatgGATCCTTCTTGTGTATTTGTTCTGACTTGCACACATTGCTGTACCTGTTCGCAGGTTACCAAGCAATCATCACTTCTGGATCTTTCTTGTTGTGttgtatatttttaatataggAATTGGATTCtcagttaatttttattttaatgtttcTGAGATTatagattaatttactaacaagaACAGAACAGAGCAGTAGGACCAGAAATTATCTGAAAAAGATAAGAAACAAGAAAAAGAGAGATATAAAAAATTGGCTGCATCTTATATACTTACGTAATTATATACTaatatacatacatacatgTACGCATCATGTCATTTGCAGGTTGCCGTATCTTGTGCACTTGCAGCACAGAAATTACAGAGGCCTGTCAGGATATATCTAAATCGAAAGACAGATATGATAATGGCTGGAGGAAGGCATCCCATGAAGATAACATACAGTGTTGGTTTTAAGAATGATGGGAAGATCACGGCATTAGAACTTCAGATATTGGTCAATGCAGGGATTTATCCGAGTGTTAGTGCAATGATGCCACACAACATAGTTGGTGCACTTAAAAAGTATGACTGGGGTGCTATCTCTTTTGATATAAAGTTATGCAAAACAAATCATCCCACTAGAGGTGCCATGAGAGACCCCGGGGATGTGCAGGGATCATTCATTGCAGAAGCTGTAATAGAAAATGTTGCAGCTACACTTTCAATGGATGTGGATtctgtcagaaacattaatctTCACTCTTTCACTAGTCTTAAAGCATTCTATGAGCATTCTTGTGGTGAACCTCTTGAGTATACCATGCCTTTAATATGGAATAAGTTAGCTGTTTCTGCAAACTATGACCTGAGAGCAAAAATGGTGAAAGAGTTTAACAGCACTAACACTTGGAAGAAAAGGGGAATATCTCGAGTGCCAGCAACATATGAGCTGAGTCTAAGACCAGCTCCAGGAAAAGTTAGTATTTTGTCAGATGGGTCTGTTGTTGTTGAAGTTGGAGGAATTGAACTGGGTCAGGGTCTCTGGACAATGGTGAAACAGATGGCTGCATTTTCCCTCAGTGCAATTCAATGTGATGGAATGGGAGGTCTCTTCAATAAAATACGGGTTGTACAATCTGATACCTTGAGCTTGATTCAAGGGGGTTTAACTGCAGGGAGCACTACATCCGAGTCAAGCTGTGAAGCAGTTAGGCTTAGCTGCAATGTCTTGGTTGAGAGGTTAaaacctctcaaggaaaagTTACAGGAGGAAATGGGTTCTATCAAATGGGAGACCCTTATTCTTCAGGTAGTTACTATGAAATAAAAGTGTTTCCACTTGAGGAAGAAGTAATTGTTTGTTAAGCTGCATTAGCCTGAGTCAAGACTgcatgttttttcatttttctcatGCCGTGACTGTTTAAAGACTATTGTCAAATCAAAGCATTGTTCCTAGAAAATAACCAGCTTTGTTCACAATCTTGAAAGTAGCGTAACGGAAAATGATATGTTTAatgtttcttatttttaatCCTTGTGGACAAAATGATTTATTTTCAAAACTCACTGCTATTCTGCTAAGTTTAGAAAGTTAAGTTTTTTAATTCATATTGATGCATTTATCTTATACAGAATAGTATACCCCCGAGATTCAATATCTCATTTTCAAGCTTTTCCTGTTAGGGTCTTTTTAGTGTTTGGAAGATGGCACTTAGCATGCTCACAATTTGAGAAAATAATTTTCCACTTCTAATTATGAAATTTTTCTTGGAATAAACTCTGGCAATGGAGCTGAGATACAACTGACTCTTATTTCCTAGCTGACAACGAAAAAATATTTGATTACCATATCACTGATGAAGTGACAATTCATCAATTTACAGGCATCTTCGCAAGATGTGAATTTATCAGCATCTTCGTTTTTTGTACCCAGTAATACTTCCAATAAGTACCTTAATTATGGTGCTGCAGTAAGTGAGGTAAGTTTGTTCTTATGCAAATCTCAAATCAAAATGGAATTTTCTCAA
This is a stretch of genomic DNA from Lotus japonicus ecotype B-129 chromosome 1, LjGifu_v1.2. It encodes these proteins:
- the LOC130733414 gene encoding indole-3-acetaldehyde oxidase-like isoform X2, with translation MEECDNVVSDEMDMDSNEGNDNNADTSIENSSLQAPGVIVDCAKEFTTDQVFPTRDDLLDWARSVGRENGFVVVIMRSDNGSVKRKELVTLGCEKGGKYKPYKSTLTRKNTRSKKCQCPFRLRGRPVKGGGWKVRVTCGFHNHERAETLEGHTYVGRLTPNEKSLVEDMTNSMVKPKDILQTLKERDPSNFTTIKQVYNTCQAYRASRKGPKSDRTMKGKENDDTRTSTSLVFVINGERFELFNVDPSTTLLEFLRTQTQFKSVKLGCGEGGCGACLVLISKYDHVLHKVEEFTSNSCLTLLCSIHGCSITTSEGIGNSKEGFHPIHERIAGFHATQCGFCTPGMCVSLFGTLVNADKTNRSKPAPGFSKVTASEAEMSVAGNLCRCTVYRPIADACKSFAADVDMEDLGLNSFWKKGESKEIKLSRLPQYDSDHKNIRFPMFLKEIRHDLFMASEKHSWQRPTSLEELQRLLAFNQANGTRAKLVVGNTGTGYYKDTGGYDKYIDIRGVPELSMIRKDQNGIEIGAAVTISKAIGVLKQDRKSDLISDFVMILEKIADHMSKVATGFIRNTGSVGGNLVMAQKSHFPSDIATILLAAGSMVQIMSGAQFELLALEEFLERPPLGLESVLLSITIQSLEFNKSESSEPRSRFLLETYRASPRPLGSALSYLNAAFLVGVSPCKVTGGTMINTCRLSFGGCENKRATRAKNVEEVLVGKVLSISILYDAVNLLTSTIVPKDETSRTTYLPSLAAGFLFQFFNSLIDSPARITNDHLNGYSNLPFVKASKLKENQKQFHHDTFPTLLSSGKQVVEAGSEYHPVGEPIVKSGAALQASGEAVFVDDMPSPTNCLYGAYIYSEKPLARIRSIKLRPELHLDGVRDILSSKDIPSGGENIGVKSKFCNEPLFAEEIARCVGERLAFVVADTQKLADMAANSAIVDYSIEDLEPPILSVEDAVERSSFSEVPPFLCPNQVGDVSKGMSEADHKILSAEMKLGSQYYFYMETQTALAVPDEDNCITVYSSSQSPEFAHSAIARCLGIPESNVRVITRRVGGGFGGKGSKSTAVAVSCALAAQKLQRPVRIYLNRKTDMIMAGGRHPMKITYSVGFKNDGKITALELQILVNAGIYPSVSAMMPHNIVGALKKYDWGAISFDIKLCKTNHPTRGAMRDPGDVQGSFIAEAVIENVAATLSMDVDSVRNINLHSFTSLKAFYEHSCGEPLEYTMPLIWNKLAVSANYDLRAKMVKEFNSTNTWKKRGISRVPATYELSLRPAPGKVSILSDGSVVVEVGGIELGQGLWTMVKQMAAFSLSAIQCDGMGGLFNKIRVVQSDTLSLIQGGLTAGSTTSESSCEAVRLSCNVLVERLKPLKEKLQEEMGSIKWETLILQASSQDVNLSASSFFVPSNTSNKYLNYGAAVSEVEIDLLTGETRILRTDIIYDCGMSLNPAVDLGQIEGSFIQGLGFFMLEEYETNPDGLVLADGTWNYKIPTIDTIPQQFNVEMFNSVHPQQRILSSKASGELPLLLAASVHCATRAAVKEARKQLLSWSNLDGPDTTFQLQVPATMPVVKELIGLDIVERYLKCQMDKK
- the LOC130733414 gene encoding indole-3-acetaldehyde oxidase-like isoform X1, with the translated sequence MEECDNVVSDEMDMDSNEGNDNNLQADTSIENSSLQAPGVIVDCAKEFTTDQVFPTRDDLLDWARSVGRENGFVVVIMRSDNGSVKRKELVTLGCEKGGKYKPYKSTLTRKNTRSKKCQCPFRLRGRPVKGGGWKVRVTCGFHNHERAETLEGHTYVGRLTPNEKSLVEDMTNSMVKPKDILQTLKERDPSNFTTIKQVYNTCQAYRASRKGPKSDRTMKGKENDDTRTSTSLVFVINGERFELFNVDPSTTLLEFLRTQTQFKSVKLGCGEGGCGACLVLISKYDHVLHKVEEFTSNSCLTLLCSIHGCSITTSEGIGNSKEGFHPIHERIAGFHATQCGFCTPGMCVSLFGTLVNADKTNRSKPAPGFSKVTASEAEMSVAGNLCRCTVYRPIADACKSFAADVDMEDLGLNSFWKKGESKEIKLSRLPQYDSDHKNIRFPMFLKEIRHDLFMASEKHSWQRPTSLEELQRLLAFNQANGTRAKLVVGNTGTGYYKDTGGYDKYIDIRGVPELSMIRKDQNGIEIGAAVTISKAIGVLKQDRKSDLISDFVMILEKIADHMSKVATGFIRNTGSVGGNLVMAQKSHFPSDIATILLAAGSMVQIMSGAQFELLALEEFLERPPLGLESVLLSITIQSLEFNKSESSEPRSRFLLETYRASPRPLGSALSYLNAAFLVGVSPCKVTGGTMINTCRLSFGGCENKRATRAKNVEEVLVGKVLSISILYDAVNLLTSTIVPKDETSRTTYLPSLAAGFLFQFFNSLIDSPARITNDHLNGYSNLPFVKASKLKENQKQFHHDTFPTLLSSGKQVVEAGSEYHPVGEPIVKSGAALQASGEAVFVDDMPSPTNCLYGAYIYSEKPLARIRSIKLRPELHLDGVRDILSSKDIPSGGENIGVKSKFCNEPLFAEEIARCVGERLAFVVADTQKLADMAANSAIVDYSIEDLEPPILSVEDAVERSSFSEVPPFLCPNQVGDVSKGMSEADHKILSAEMKLGSQYYFYMETQTALAVPDEDNCITVYSSSQSPEFAHSAIARCLGIPESNVRVITRRVGGGFGGKGSKSTAVAVSCALAAQKLQRPVRIYLNRKTDMIMAGGRHPMKITYSVGFKNDGKITALELQILVNAGIYPSVSAMMPHNIVGALKKYDWGAISFDIKLCKTNHPTRGAMRDPGDVQGSFIAEAVIENVAATLSMDVDSVRNINLHSFTSLKAFYEHSCGEPLEYTMPLIWNKLAVSANYDLRAKMVKEFNSTNTWKKRGISRVPATYELSLRPAPGKVSILSDGSVVVEVGGIELGQGLWTMVKQMAAFSLSAIQCDGMGGLFNKIRVVQSDTLSLIQGGLTAGSTTSESSCEAVRLSCNVLVERLKPLKEKLQEEMGSIKWETLILQASSQDVNLSASSFFVPSNTSNKYLNYGAAVSEVEIDLLTGETRILRTDIIYDCGMSLNPAVDLGQIEGSFIQGLGFFMLEEYETNPDGLVLADGTWNYKIPTIDTIPQQFNVEMFNSVHPQQRILSSKASGELPLLLAASVHCATRAAVKEARKQLLSWSNLDGPDTTFQLQVPATMPVVKELIGLDIVERYLKCQMDKK